A window of Candidatus Neomarinimicrobiota bacterium contains these coding sequences:
- a CDS encoding glycosyltransferase family 4 protein — translation MKQVLIIHYTLPPVVGGVETLLKPFSELFAKKGYLVTLLAGEGKIEDHNIKTSIVPEFSPNHSAIRNIQRVLKLGSLPENYEYRLSQIQRKVEAEIGNIQNIIIHNVMTMPNNLILTEALFNFIEKNPGKKFYIWVHDLAWAMDEYRSRLYNRRPWVLLKEALTSPNIKYITISEVRRRQMVEIMGLSKKDIIVVPNMIDYADFYKFCDETHGILERVDIRTRFPFIVSPVRFLVRKNIERSIEIIESIKLTYPDVILLITGLVIDDDSEEYYREIKKLVNKKGMNENVLFLNDLMKELNISPEKNNMIVRDLYFAGDLVLITSKDEGFGMTILEGGLARIPIASSDLQVFKEITKDGVIYLPFNESPVYNANRILKFLEHNQNRISNFHDKIIRNYSFDYYWENYLSFLFS, via the coding sequence ATGAAGCAGGTTTTAATAATTCATTATACACTACCACCCGTTGTAGGGGGTGTTGAAACTTTACTTAAACCATTTTCAGAACTATTTGCAAAAAAAGGTTATCTGGTTACCCTTCTGGCAGGTGAGGGTAAAATAGAAGACCATAATATCAAAACGAGTATTGTCCCTGAATTTAGTCCCAACCACTCTGCAATACGGAATATTCAACGCGTATTGAAACTTGGGTCACTGCCAGAAAACTATGAATATCGATTATCACAGATTCAGCGTAAAGTTGAAGCTGAAATAGGAAACATACAAAATATTATTATTCATAATGTAATGACTATGCCCAATAATCTTATACTGACGGAAGCTTTATTTAATTTCATAGAGAAAAATCCAGGTAAAAAATTTTATATATGGGTGCATGACCTTGCATGGGCAATGGATGAGTATAGGAGTAGATTATATAACAGGCGTCCATGGGTTTTGCTAAAAGAGGCACTCACCAGTCCTAACATAAAGTATATAACTATATCTGAAGTAAGACGGAGACAAATGGTTGAAATAATGGGACTGAGTAAGAAAGATATAATTGTGGTTCCGAATATGATTGATTATGCAGACTTTTATAAATTCTGCGACGAAACACACGGAATACTGGAAAGAGTTGATATTAGAACAAGATTCCCTTTTATCGTATCTCCTGTCAGGTTTCTTGTTAGAAAAAACATTGAGAGATCTATAGAAATAATTGAATCAATTAAATTAACCTATCCAGATGTTATATTATTGATAACAGGTTTGGTAATTGATGACGATAGTGAAGAATATTACAGGGAAATAAAAAAATTAGTTAATAAGAAAGGTATGAATGAGAATGTTTTGTTTCTTAACGATTTGATGAAGGAGCTTAATATTTCCCCAGAAAAAAACAATATGATTGTTCGTGACTTATATTTTGCCGGTGACCTTGTCCTCATAACAAGTAAAGACGAAGGGTTTGGAATGACAATTCTTGAAGGTGGACTTGCAAGGATTCCTATTGCTTCAAGTGATTTGCAGGTTTTCAAAGAAATCACAAAAGATGGCGTAATTTATCTCCCTTTTAATGAAAGCCCTGTATATAATGCGAATCGAATTCTAAAGTTTTTAGAGCACAATCAAAATAGAATAAGTAATTTCCACGATAAAATAATAAGAAACTACAGTTTCGATTACTACTGGGAAAATTATTTATCATTTCTTTTTAGTTAA
- a CDS encoding metallophosphoesterase, producing the protein MDIYKNIKGINSLKIAFLSDLHLGLTVSKSHLEKIVEEINTHDPDLVLIAGDLIDEDIFYIDDNILKPITNLKPKYGIYTCPGNHEYYAGFKRSMDFIKNNNINVLTDDVQLIDNKFYIVGRHDRASTQMGISRKPLSEIVKYIDNHKPIILLDHTPTGLDEASSLNIDLQLSGHTHHGQIFPFNFITSLVYKKSWGYLKKGNTHFYISSGTGVWGPHIRTGSNSEIIIININFKAK; encoded by the coding sequence TTGGATATATATAAAAACATAAAAGGCATTAACAGCCTGAAAATAGCTTTTTTGAGTGATCTTCATCTGGGGCTAACTGTTTCAAAATCCCATCTTGAAAAAATAGTAGAAGAGATAAACACACACGACCCGGATTTAGTTCTTATAGCTGGCGATTTGATTGATGAAGATATTTTCTACATTGATGACAATATCCTAAAACCTATTACAAATCTAAAGCCGAAATACGGAATATACACCTGCCCCGGAAATCATGAATATTATGCCGGTTTCAAAAGATCTATGGATTTCATTAAAAATAATAATATCAACGTTCTCACTGATGATGTACAACTGATTGATAATAAATTTTACATAGTTGGAAGACATGATAGAGCATCTACTCAAATGGGAATATCAAGAAAACCATTATCTGAAATTGTTAAATATATTGATAATCATAAACCTATAATTTTATTGGATCATACACCCACGGGATTAGATGAAGCCTCCAGCTTGAATATCGATCTACAACTCTCAGGACATACGCATCATGGACAGATATTTCCATTTAATTTTATTACAAGTCTGGTCTACAAGAAAAGCTGGGGGTATTTAAAAAAGGGTAATACCCATTTCTATATTTCAAGTGGTACTGGTGTCTGGGGACCACACATCAGAACTGGTAGCAACTCTGAAATAATCATAATAAATATAAATTTTAAAGCAAAATGA